The window CGCCATGGACTTCTGATCCGGGGCCTCTCGGATCTTGGGAGGAAGGTGGGTGACGGGCGGTGGGCGGTGGGCGGTGAGCCGGCCCGGAGATGGCCGGCGGGAAGGAGCCGATCGAGGTCAAGTTCCGGCTCTTCGACGGCACGGACATCGGGCCCAGCAAGTACGACCCCGCCACCACCGTCTCCGCGCTCAAGGACTTCATCCTCGCCCGGTGGCCGCAAGGTGAGACGCAGATTCCCTCCGCTCGATTTGGCCGGCCCTCCTGATCCGCTTGCTTGAATCGGCGATGAAAGAAAGATGCGCGCCTCTGTAGCTCTTGCTGCCACGAAGTTTCGGGGATCATGTAtagcttttttctttttttttatatgGTTGTTGCGTGGTGCTCGTGCAGTTCTAGCCTTGCTCGCGGCAGATAAGTGTTGTTGGTGTGCCTGATTAGTTGTTCTTCTCTTGAGTAACACATGACTGCTGCATCATTTCCCCCCTCCCCTCGGCTTCAGCACAGCTTTAGAACTGGGTAAGCTATATAAACGGCCAATTGATGATTCCCCTTCTCAGTGTATGTGTATGCATACCTATAGAAAACCTCCCACGGACAGTGAGCACTGCCAAAAATGGTACTATGATTTTTGCCAAATTTTGTGGCAGAATTCCGGGAAGATCATTTTCTGTTGGCAGCAATTGGTTTTATTTGTATCAGAAAACACAAGTTGAATGAAGGGACAAACAAGTCCTATGGAGACGCAGAGAAGCCCCGGTTTGACTTTAGAGTGCCTGTTTGTTCTCTTGCATTCTGCGAACAGAATTGAGCTAGCAATATATAAGCAGTTGTCTCTCCATCTTTACACGAACTGAGGTCCTTTGCATGAATATGATAGCAGGGCCATTCTCCATAGGATTCATTATGCCTAACGACCTGTTCGAAGTTATCTGATTATCACACGCAGGTGGGGATCTTCTCTTGGTATGATACACTAGGGAGTGAATGGCTAGAACAAGTAAAATTGAATCCTTTCCGAGCTGAATTAGCTCCCAGAAACATTCCGTTCATGGTGTCGGTGCTTATTAACCCGAACATATGGACGCTAATCATCACCATCACTGTATGTCATCTTTCTATGGGATGTTCGAATTTATTCTGATTTGTCCAGGGCTTAATTTGCATTATGACTGGCAATAGTACAATGGCATGTTTTTTCTTCTTTCTAAGGCACCTTGCTTGATTTTGATTTTGACTTCGAATTTATCTGGATTGGTTCTTTTGAAAACTCGCTCCATAATCCGAACATATTATGCTTACCGGAATCCTAGTTTATTTTATTAAAAGGAATTGTTCTTGTCATTTCTGATGACAGATAAGGAAATAACTCCGAAAACTGTCAATGACCTGAAGCTCATCAATGGTGGAAAGATATTGGAGAATAACCGGACACTTGCCGAGTCGCGTGTTACAATAGGAGAGGTCCCTGGAGGTGTAATTACAATGCATGTGGTAGTGCGCCCTCCACAAGTTGACAAAAACCGTGGTATTGCCGACAATTTTACGCCTTTTCTTTCACATTGTGTTCCTGGTTCTGTAATGATCTCTTACATTCTGTTACATTCATTGAATGAAAAATGTTGGATACAATCAACTatcatttttgatttttttgctataAAAATCCACATGTATCGGCATGAATCTGTATAATCCAAATGCAGCAGCCTGCAAGACGAACCCACTTAAAACCTTTTTTCTGAACCAAAGGGGTCGCCCCCAACCTCATTTTTATTAAACGAGGCAACAAAACAGTCGAACCCACATATTTCCATGGAGTAAACTTTATTCCTTCCGTTTTAGTAGTGATTTGTTGATCACACCATATTTTTAGTCGGAAATTCTGTTCGAACTCTGTGTGAGCCAGTGTATCTTACGTAGATAGAGGCACAAATAAAGAGTGACTAAACAGCACATGGTATTAAGAAGGTTTAGTGGTATTGATGGTTTTTTCAGTCCTTTTGTGATTTATGAAGTTCTGCCAAATTGGCTCTTTTTTTTGTGTGTTCGGAATTTGAAAAGTATAATTACGAGAGTGATGTTGTCACATCCGTGGGTCAGTCATGTGAAAATTGGGGTATTTGTATTGAATTGTTTTTGACCATGTTTCCATATAAACTATTAAGGATTTCGCTATAAATCAAACATATGCAAAATAGTTGGGTTTATCATATTATTGCAATTATGTGGTGCTTAAAACTGTCACGCAATTTATGCGACACTTCTAAACAACCTATAATTTTGTTTTTTTTGGATTTGTTCTTTTCAGAGAAGCAGCTGGGCAATTCCCCCAAGCAGAACAGATGTGGATGCACCATACTGTGATACGGCACCTCCCCGGTGATGTTCGATGCGCCTAGTTGTAGAATTTCTCTTGTGCTTTTGTTGCGTCAACGGCGCGGTGTGTATTCATTTTGACATCCAGTTCCTGGAGCCATTGAAACTCGATCTAGAGACGCATGCATGTACTCGACACTCCTGAAAGCATGCTGGGGATCTGGTGGGACTGGCTGGGAGTAAAGGTTCCTCCTTGGGATGTTGCTGCTGTAGCAGGAGTCAAGGAATGGATTGGATGCTTGCTGTTGTGTAAATTGTATTGTGGAAACAACCATCTTTTCATTTTTCCTTTGGCTATGTTTGACATTATATCGATTCTTTTTAGCGCTGCTGTTTGCAATGTAAGGGCGTGTTCGGTAGTTGCCTGGCTTCTCAAATCCACGTTTCCAGCCGCAGAGTCCAGCCGAACGGGTCTACTCCTGGATTTTGGACCGAGAAGCTGGCTCAAATCTGTGTGTAAAAACGACGGAGCGACGGAGTTGGAAATACCTGGCTCCTAGAAAACAGCGAAGCGGGATTTGGATAGAAATTACGGGCCTCTGCCACCGCCAAGTGATCGATCCAGCCCCGCACGCATCAGGGACACGCTCGAGCCCGGCCTGTCCCGTgactcctcttccccctccccaaccctagccgccgcaagCCTCAGGCGATGGCGCAAAGCACCTCGACCACCGGCGGACACGCTCTCCCCCGCCCCTAGTCCATGCCGTGACCCACCCTTCCCCGCCCTGCTCGCCCTCTTTCGCCACCGTCGCCGACCAGGTCCGCCGCCATCAGCGACGAGCTTCCCCGCCCCCGCCCANNNNNNNNNNNNNNNNNNNNNNNNNNNNNNNNNNNNNNNNNNNNNNNNNNNNNNNNNNNNNNNNNNNNNNNNNNNNNNNNNNNNNNNNNNNNNNNNNNNNNNNNNNNNNNNNNNNNNNNNNNNNNNNNNNNNNNNNNNNN is drawn from Triticum dicoccoides isolate Atlit2015 ecotype Zavitan chromosome 6B, WEW_v2.0, whole genome shotgun sequence and contains these coding sequences:
- the LOC119322709 gene encoding membrane-anchored ubiquitin-fold protein 3 isoform X2 encodes the protein MAGGKEPIEVKFRLFDGTDIGPSKYDPATTVSALKDFILARWPQDKEITPKTVNDLKLINGGKILENNRTLAESRVTIGEVPGGVITMHVVVRPPQVDKNQKQLGNSPKQNRCGCTIL
- the LOC119322709 gene encoding membrane-anchored ubiquitin-fold protein 3 isoform X1, producing MAGGKEPIEVKFRLFDGTDIGPSKYDPATTVSALKDFILARWPQDKEITPKTVNDLKLINGGKILENNRTLAESRVTIGEVPGGVITMHVVVRPPQVDKNREKQLGNSPKQNRCGCTIL